The genomic DNA CTGGCGCCGATGAAGATGCTGGTGTCGTCAGCCATATGTCGGTCTCCGCAATCTGTTCCGTCAAAAAACGCCCGGCCTTATCGGAGGTATAGTAACGCCTTGGCCGGGCGACAATGGCAATGATCGAAACGGGGGCCCATCATCGAAACGGAGGCCTATCATCGAATTTGGGGCCGCCATCGAAATCGATCTTACCGAGCTTGCGGATTTCGAGCATGTTTGGCAATCGGTTAGCGGCTGCGGGGACAACGGCGACGGATGTCGATTGTGATATCCGGCCGAGAACCTTAGACTGGTGGCTGATGCGGCAAGAGACGAGGAGTGCGATGGGCGCCGGCACCTTGACCAGGGATGTCGACCTTCCGAACCCGGACGCCAAGCGCTGGCTGGCGCTGGCGGAAAAGGCGCTTGCCGGCGGCTCCTTCGAGGAGAAGCTCGTTTCGCACACCGATGACGGCATCCGCATCGAGCCGCTCAGCGAACGCTCGGCCAGCGCCGAGCCGCTGGTGCGCACCAACCCGACATTGCCCTGGATCGTCAGCCAGCGCGTCGACGACCCGGATATCGCTCGCGCCAGCGCGCAAGCATTGGAAGACATCGCGCAGGGCGCTACCGGGCTGTCGCTTGTCTTCGAGGGCGCGCCGAATGCCTTCGGCTACGGCCTGCCCAGAACCGCGGAAGCGCTGGAGACGGTGCTCGACGGCGTGCCGCTCAACCGTGTGCAGGTCCGCATCGACGCGCATCCCTGGAGCCGCGCCGTGGCCGACTGGCTGCTTGCCTTCCTGACCCGGCGCCGCTCCGATCCGACGAAGCTCAACCTTTCCTTCGGCATCGACCCGGCGGCGATCTTCGCCGGCACCGGGCGGCTGCGCACCTCGATCGAGGCGCTGCAGGAATCGATGCCGCAGTCGCTGGCGCATTTCTTCTCGATGGGCGTGCCGGGCGCGCTGCTCGAAGCCGACGGCCGTGTTTTCCACAATGCCGGCGCCACCGAGGCGCAGGAGCTCGGCACGATGATGGCGTCCGCCGTCTCCTATCTCAGGATGTTCGAGAAGGCGCGTCAGCCGCTGGTCTATGCCGCGCCCTATATCGGCTTCGCGCTCAGCGTCGACCAGGACCAGTTCCTGTCGATGGCCAAGGTGCGGGCGTTGCGCAAGCTCTGGGCGCGCATCCAGGAGGCCTGCTCTATCCCGGCCTCGACGGCAAACGTCCACGCCGAGACCTCCTATCGCATGATGGCAATGGCGGACCCCGAGACCAACATCCTGCGCACGGCGATCGCCGCTTTCGCGGCGGCAAGCGGCGGCGCCGATTCGATCTCGATCCTGCCGCACACCATCGCGCATGGATTGCCGGCCGGCTTCGCGCGGCGGGTCGCCCGCAACGCGCAGTTGATCATGGCGCATGAAAGCCATCTCCACCATGTCGCCGACCCCGCCAACGGCTCCGGCGCGGTCGAGGCGCTGACCGAGGATCTTTGCGCCGCGGCCTGGGAGGAATTCCAGCGCATCGAAGCCGAGGGCGGCGTGCTCGACAGCCTGCAGCAAGGCTATATCCAGAACCGCGTGCAGACGGCCGCCGCGAAGCGCAATGCCGCATACCGGACCGGGACGCGCTCGATCATCGGCACCACCCTGTTCCGTGCCGGCAGCGAGCGCCCGGTCGAGATATTGAAGGCCGAGCGTCGGCCTGCGCTGACGGAAGGCGTGGCCGTGTGCGAGCCGCTGTTTCCAGTGCGTATCGATCAGTCTATCGGAGCCGGATCATGATCCCGGATTTCAGCCAGATCGGCTGGTCGGCGCCGCGCCGCATACCGGTCGATCTCAAGGGCCAGCGGATGACGCCGGAAGGCATCGCGGTCAAGCATCTCTATACGCAGGGCGACCTCAAGGGCCTCGCCAACCTCGACACCTATCCCGGCCTGCCGCCCTTCGTGCGCGGCCCCTATCCGACCATGTATGTCCAGCAGCCTTGGACCATCCGGCAATATGCCGGCTTCTCCACGGCAGAGGAATCCAACGCTTTCTACCGGCGCAATCTTGCCGCCGGCCAGAAGGGGCTTTCGGTCGCCTTCGACCTCGCCACCCATCGCGGCTATGACAGCGACCATCCGCGCGTTGCCGGCGATGTCGGCATGGCCGGCGTGGCGATCGATTCCATCCTCGACATGCGCCAGCTCTTCGACGGCATTCCGCTGGGCGAAATGACGGTGTCGATGACGATGAACGGCGCCGTGCTGCCGATCATGGCGCTCTACATCGTTGCGGCCGAGGAACAGGGTGTCGCGCAAAAGGACTTAGCGGGAACCATTCAGAACGATATCCTGAAGGAGTTCATGGTCCGCAACACCTATATCTATCCGCCGAAGCCATCGATGCGGATCGTGTCGGACATTTTTGCCTACACCTCGCGGCATATGCCGAAGTTCAATTCGATCTCGATCTCCGGCTATCACATGCAGGAAGCCGGCGCGACGGCCGATCTCGAGCTCGCCTACACGATTGCCGACGGTATCGAATATGCCCGCGCCGGCGTCGCCGCCGGGCTCGACATCGACCGCTTCGCGCCGCGTCTCTCCTTCTTCTGGGCGATCGGCATGAACTTCTTCATGGAGGTCGCCAAGCTCAGGGCCGCGCGGCTGCTCTGGTCGAGCCTGATGAAGAAGAATTTTTCGCCGAAGGACGATCGCTCGCTGTCGCTGCGCACCCATTGCCAGACTTCCGGATGGTCGCTGACGGCGCAGGACCCCTACAACAACATCACCCGCACGATGATCGAGGCGATGGCGGCGACGCAGGGGCATACCCAGTCGCTGCACACCAATTCCTTCGACGAGGCGATGGCGCTGCCGACCGATCATTCGGCGCGGATCGCCCGCAACACGCAGCTCATCCTGCAGAAGGAATCCGGCACGACGCGCATGATCGATCCGTGGGGCGGCTCGGCCTATGTCGAGCGGCTGACGCATGACCTGGCGGCCCGCGCGCTGGCCCATATCGAGGAGGTCGAAAACCTCGGCGGCATGGCGGCGGCGATCGAGAAAGGCATTCCGAAGCTGCGCATCGAGGAAGCGGCGGCGCGCACCCAGGCGCGCATCGATTCCGGCGAGCAGGTGCTGGTCGGCGTTAACGCGCACCGGCCGGAAGCCGATATCGAGGTCGATGTGCTCAAGATCGACAATGCCGAGGTCAAGGCCAGGCAATTGGCGAAGCTGCAGCGGCTGAAGGGCACACGCGATGTCGCCGCCCTGGAGGACTCGCTGGCGGCGCTTACGCGTGCCGCCGAAAGCGGCGAGAACCTGCTCGAATTCGCGATCCGCGCGGCGCGCGCCAACGCCACCGTCGGCGAAATCTCGCTGGCGCTGGAGAAGGTCTTCGGCCGCCATGCGGCCACCGTCCAGACCATCTCCGGCGTCTATCGCGACGCGCTCGGCGACAATCCGGCCGTCGACCGGCTCAAGGAAAAGATCGAGGCATTCGAGAAGAAATCCGGCGCCAGGCCGCGCATCCTGGTCGCCAAGATGGGACAGGACGGCCACGATCGCGGCCAGAAGGTGATCGCCAGCGCCTTTGCCGACCTCGGCTTCGACGTCACCGTCGGCCCGATGTTCCAGACGCCGGATGAAATCGCAAAGCTTGCCGTCCAGCACGATGTCGACATCATCGGCGCCTCCTCACTCGCGGCCGGGCATCTGACGCTGATCCCCGAGCTCAAGGAAGCGCTGAGGAAGCTCGGCCATGGCGATATGCTGATCGTCGCCGGCGGCGTCATCCCGCCGCAGGACTATGACGCGGTGCTCAAGGCCGGCGCGGCGGAAATCTTCCCGCCGGGCACCGTGATCCCGCAAGCGGCGGACCGGCTGATGGATCGGCTGCTGGCGGCCGGGTAGTGTCGTTATAATTCCTGTTGTAACGTTGGGCGTTACGCGTTATAATTAAAGTTGTAACAGGATGATCCGTCATGAACACCACCGTTCGCAAGATCGGCAATTCGGAAGGTGTGATCCTGCCGAAGGAAATCCTCGATCGGCTGAACATCAAAGCCGGCGACCAGCTTCAGATTGTCGAAACGGACAAGGGCATTGCCCTTGAGCCCGTGGACGACAGCTTCGAGCGGCAGATGGAAGCCGCTCGCAAGGTCATGGACAAGTACAAGGTCGCGCTTCAGAAGCTCGCCGAATGAGCTGGCAGTTCCTGTCGCGTCGCGCTGTGGAAGCGATGCATGCCGAGCAGTTGCGCCGACATGGCGGCGCGCAGGGCTTGAGGGATGAGAACGCTCTCGAATCCGCGCTCGCCCGCGCCGAGAACAAGGCCAATTATCGTCACCCGACAATCGAGGATCTGGCGGCCGCCTATATTTTCGACATCGCCAGGAACCACGCTTTTGTCGACGGCAACAAACGCACGGCTATAGTGGCCGCGGGCGCCTTCCTGATCATAAAGGGTTACGGCCTTACAGCCGACAATGGCACGATCTACGAATTCGTTATGGGCGTTGCCGCGGGCGAGATCGACGAAGCTGGTGCCGTAGCCTTCTTCCGCGACCATACTATCAAGGTCGAGAACTAGTTCTCGGCCTTGTCCGAGAGCTTGACGATCTCCCATTCCTTGCCGTTGACGGCGGCGACCTCGCCGACTTTCTTGCCGAAGAGGGCCAAAGCCATCGGTGAGACATGGGAAATGCTGCCCTTTGACGGATTTGCCTCATCCTCGCCGACGATCCGCCAATGCACCTTCTTGCCGTCGTCGCCTTCCAGCGTGACGCCCATGCCAAAGCGGACAACGTCGCTGCCTGGCTCCGGCTCGGAAAGCTCGGCGCTCTCGCGCCGCGCGGTCCAGTAACGCAGGTCGCGCGACACGACCGCAAGGCGTTCGCGGTCACCCCGCCTTTCAGCCTTGGCCATCAGATCGCGCAGCTCGGCGAGATTGTCCTCGATCATCGCTAGGCCCCGCTCCGTCACCAGATTGCGGTGCGTGCTGATCGGCCGCTCGCCGACGCCGGCAATGGCATTTTCGCTGTCTTCTTCGCGGGTAAAAGCTCTGCTCATGCAATGAACTTAGGCCCGGCGAGGCGACTGCACAAGCGATTTGCCAACGAGCCAGCCTTGGCACGATTCCTGCGACGGACCGGGCGAAACGCCAGGACCTGTGCCGATGTTGAACAGACGAACGCTGCTTGCCCGGAGCGCAGGCTTTGCCGCCGCCGGGCTGCTTGCCGGCAAGGCGTCGGCGAAGATGCTGCCCGGCATCGAAATGGCCGCAATGCGCGGTTCGATCAATGCCGTCGAGATCGGCGTGCAGCCGGGCACGCTGGATGACCAGAGCAAGGCTTTCGCCAAGATGCTCACTGACGCCAGCGATCGCGACGCGCCGGTGTTCCTGCCGCCCGGCACCTATCTGGTCTCCAACCTGAAGCTGCCGGCGCGCGTGCGGCTGTCGGGCGTGCCCGGCGCGACCCGCATCGTCTATGGCGGCAGCGGCCACCTGATGATGGCCGAACAGGCCGAACATATCGAGCTCAGCGGGCTGGTTTTCGACGGCAGCAACCGCTGGCTGGCCGACTATGCACAGGGGCTGCTGGATTTGCGCCGCGTCGCGCATCTCGCCGTCGACAATTGCCAGGTCACCGGCAGCGGCAAGAACGGGCTGGCGCTGGAACATGTCGCCGGCCGCATCGGCCGCTCCGACATTTCCGGCGCGGCGGACGCCGGTATCTATTCGGTCGAGGCCGGCGGCCTGGAGATTTCGGGCAATACGGTGTCCGACTGCGCCAATGGCGGCATACTGGTGCATCGCTGGCAACAGGCGGAGGACGGCACCATCGTCAGCGGCAACCGCGTGCAGCGCATCGGGGCGCGCAGCGGCGGCACCGGCCAGAACGGCAACGGCATCAATGCCTTCCGCGCCGGCAACGTCATCATCTCCGGCAACGTCGTCTCGGATTGCGCCTTCTCGGCGGTCCGCGCCAACAGCTCGAGCAATTTACAGATCACCGGCAACACCTGCTCGCGCTCGGGGGAGACGGGGATCTATTCCGAATTCTCCTTCGAGGGCGCGATCCTCAGCAACAATCTCGTCGATGGCGCCGCCAACGGCATCTCGATCGTCAACTTCAACGAGGGCGGCCGCATGGCCGTGTGCTCGAACAACATCGTGCGGAATCTCTCGACGGTCGGCCCCTACACCGCCGACCCGCCCGGCTTCGGCGTCGGCATCAGCGCCGAGGCCGACACCACGGTTTCGGGCAATGTGGTCGAGAACGCACCGCTCTACGGCATGCAGCTCGGCTGGGGACCGTATCTGCGCAATGTCGTGGCGACGGGAAACATCATCCGCAAAGCCGGGACAGGCATCGTCGTCAGCGTGGTCGAAGGTTCCGGCACCGCCGTCATCTCGGACAACGTCATCGACGGCGCACAGAACGGCGCCATCATCGGCCAGCGCTGGGCCGATCCGGTGACGGGCGACCTCGCCCGATCAGCCGAGACGGGCTACGCGCATCTGACCGTCGAGCGCAACAAGGTGAGCTAGGCTACAGCCACGATCTCAGATTTAGATACACATTGTGTATGCAAATATGCCATATTGATGACGGAAGGATTCATTGCCATGGCCGCGAAAAACCAGGACACCCACGCCAAGCCCGTCAATCTGCGCATCCGTGAGGATGTCCGCATCCTGATCGACCGCGCCGCGAAGATACGCGGGAAGACTCGCTCCGACTTCATGATCGACGCCGCTTACCGTGCGGCCGAAGACACGCTGCTCGACCAGACGCTCGTCAAGGTCGATGCCGAAAGCTATCAGCATTATCTCGATATCCTCGATCGGCCTCCGAGCGGCGAGGGATTTGCCCGCCTGATGAATGCGCCGAAGCCTTGGCGGGACTGATGCTATCGGCACCAGCCCTTCTTGCCGATAGTCACGAACTCGACCTTTTCCAAAGCAGGAACGACAGCCTGGATCAATGGCTTCGACGGCGGGCGCGCGCCAATCAAGTCATCGGGGCGTCCAGAACCTATGTGATTGCAGAAACCACACGTGTTGTCGGTTATTATTGCCTTTCATCAGGTGGACTTGACCTGGCGGGTACACCCGGTTCGATCCGGCGCAATATGCCCGATCCGGTGCCCGTGGCTGTACTTGGCCGTTTGGCTGTCGATGCAAGCTGGCAGGGAAAAGGTCTGGGCGGCGCCCTGTTGCAGGACGCGGTGCTGCGGACCGGTCAAGCGGCAGCCATCCTCGGCATTCGCGGTCTCTTGGTTCATGCCATATCGGATGGAGCCAAAGCGTTTTATGAGCACTATGGCTTCCAGGCTCCCCCGAAAAATCCGATGACTTTGGTGCTGTCGCTGAAGATGGCTCAGAAGAGGTAATTTCCTGGCTCACCCCGGGGAGCCACCACAGCATATTGCGGGTGGCATTGTCCGCGCTAGCTGAGCGCCGCCGTCGGCCGCAGCGAACCGACCTTGGCGCCGACGCGGCTTTCGATAGCCGGATGGGCGAGTTCGGTGAGCTTCGCCACCAGCGCCTCATCATCGCGCAGCAGCTTTGCCAGAACCGAGGCGATCATCACCTCGGCTCCCCGGCTGGCGCCGTCATCGCATTTCAAAGCGATGCCGAGGCCGAATTCGGGAAGTGCCGCGCAATAGACGCCTTCGGCGCCGGTCTTGACGAAGATGCGGCCTGGG from Mesorhizobium sp. M1E.F.Ca.ET.045.02.1.1 includes the following:
- a CDS encoding methylmalonyl-CoA mutase subunit beta, with product MGAGTLTRDVDLPNPDAKRWLALAEKALAGGSFEEKLVSHTDDGIRIEPLSERSASAEPLVRTNPTLPWIVSQRVDDPDIARASAQALEDIAQGATGLSLVFEGAPNAFGYGLPRTAEALETVLDGVPLNRVQVRIDAHPWSRAVADWLLAFLTRRRSDPTKLNLSFGIDPAAIFAGTGRLRTSIEALQESMPQSLAHFFSMGVPGALLEADGRVFHNAGATEAQELGTMMASAVSYLRMFEKARQPLVYAAPYIGFALSVDQDQFLSMAKVRALRKLWARIQEACSIPASTANVHAETSYRMMAMADPETNILRTAIAAFAAASGGADSISILPHTIAHGLPAGFARRVARNAQLIMAHESHLHHVADPANGSGAVEALTEDLCAAAWEEFQRIEAEGGVLDSLQQGYIQNRVQTAAAKRNAAYRTGTRSIIGTTLFRAGSERPVEILKAERRPALTEGVAVCEPLFPVRIDQSIGAGS
- the scpA gene encoding methylmalonyl-CoA mutase, whose protein sequence is MIPDFSQIGWSAPRRIPVDLKGQRMTPEGIAVKHLYTQGDLKGLANLDTYPGLPPFVRGPYPTMYVQQPWTIRQYAGFSTAEESNAFYRRNLAAGQKGLSVAFDLATHRGYDSDHPRVAGDVGMAGVAIDSILDMRQLFDGIPLGEMTVSMTMNGAVLPIMALYIVAAEEQGVAQKDLAGTIQNDILKEFMVRNTYIYPPKPSMRIVSDIFAYTSRHMPKFNSISISGYHMQEAGATADLELAYTIADGIEYARAGVAAGLDIDRFAPRLSFFWAIGMNFFMEVAKLRAARLLWSSLMKKNFSPKDDRSLSLRTHCQTSGWSLTAQDPYNNITRTMIEAMAATQGHTQSLHTNSFDEAMALPTDHSARIARNTQLILQKESGTTRMIDPWGGSAYVERLTHDLAARALAHIEEVENLGGMAAAIEKGIPKLRIEEAAARTQARIDSGEQVLVGVNAHRPEADIEVDVLKIDNAEVKARQLAKLQRLKGTRDVAALEDSLAALTRAAESGENLLEFAIRAARANATVGEISLALEKVFGRHAATVQTISGVYRDALGDNPAVDRLKEKIEAFEKKSGARPRILVAKMGQDGHDRGQKVIASAFADLGFDVTVGPMFQTPDEIAKLAVQHDVDIIGASSLAAGHLTLIPELKEALRKLGHGDMLIVAGGVIPPQDYDAVLKAGAAEIFPPGTVIPQAADRLMDRLLAAG
- a CDS encoding AbrB/MazE/SpoVT family DNA-binding domain-containing protein, coding for MNTTVRKIGNSEGVILPKEILDRLNIKAGDQLQIVETDKGIALEPVDDSFERQMEAARKVMDKYKVALQKLAE
- a CDS encoding type II toxin-antitoxin system death-on-curing family toxin; its protein translation is MSWQFLSRRAVEAMHAEQLRRHGGAQGLRDENALESALARAENKANYRHPTIEDLAAAYIFDIARNHAFVDGNKRTAIVAAGAFLIIKGYGLTADNGTIYEFVMGVAAGEIDEAGAVAFFRDHTIKVEN
- the greA gene encoding transcription elongation factor GreA, with the translated sequence MSRAFTREEDSENAIAGVGERPISTHRNLVTERGLAMIEDNLAELRDLMAKAERRGDRERLAVVSRDLRYWTARRESAELSEPEPGSDVVRFGMGVTLEGDDGKKVHWRIVGEDEANPSKGSISHVSPMALALFGKKVGEVAAVNGKEWEIVKLSDKAEN
- a CDS encoding TIGR03808 family TAT-translocated repetitive protein, yielding MLNRRTLLARSAGFAAAGLLAGKASAKMLPGIEMAAMRGSINAVEIGVQPGTLDDQSKAFAKMLTDASDRDAPVFLPPGTYLVSNLKLPARVRLSGVPGATRIVYGGSGHLMMAEQAEHIELSGLVFDGSNRWLADYAQGLLDLRRVAHLAVDNCQVTGSGKNGLALEHVAGRIGRSDISGAADAGIYSVEAGGLEISGNTVSDCANGGILVHRWQQAEDGTIVSGNRVQRIGARSGGTGQNGNGINAFRAGNVIISGNVVSDCAFSAVRANSSSNLQITGNTCSRSGETGIYSEFSFEGAILSNNLVDGAANGISIVNFNEGGRMAVCSNNIVRNLSTVGPYTADPPGFGVGISAEADTTVSGNVVENAPLYGMQLGWGPYLRNVVATGNIIRKAGTGIVVSVVEGSGTAVISDNVIDGAQNGAIIGQRWADPVTGDLARSAETGYAHLTVERNKVS
- a CDS encoding DUF1778 domain-containing protein translates to MAAKNQDTHAKPVNLRIREDVRILIDRAAKIRGKTRSDFMIDAAYRAAEDTLLDQTLVKVDAESYQHYLDILDRPPSGEGFARLMNAPKPWRD
- a CDS encoding GNAT family N-acetyltransferase, with product MLSAPALLADSHELDLFQSRNDSLDQWLRRRARANQVIGASRTYVIAETTRVVGYYCLSSGGLDLAGTPGSIRRNMPDPVPVAVLGRLAVDASWQGKGLGGALLQDAVLRTGQAAAILGIRGLLVHAISDGAKAFYEHYGFQAPPKNPMTLVLSLKMAQKR